In one window of Drosophila innubila isolate TH190305 chromosome 2L unlocalized genomic scaffold, UK_Dinn_1.0 4_B_2L, whole genome shotgun sequence DNA:
- the LOC117780567 gene encoding carbohydrate sulfotransferase 5: protein MVQRSTKFTGICIAIYLVYALFVFVALPMLLPDPVAMTRTMLIQQTRHLGNLSNYTLETGGCPIRSMLVTFRGSGAISLLDHLTRQPGCYHHYSPLISYKNRITDKVKIERALDELVSLYTCDYNHSMSMLTSGMKTPTFKNFYGTQWNTCVAYSSDECWSPDTMSKICKIFPFINMSVYNLGLKYLSVLLMRKDLNLRMLLLVRDPRGTMASRAHRPWCANNPECFQPNDLCTNMATDYMIAEKLLQDYPDRFGIIRYEDLAMNPLQGLKAVFDFYGLPMKHAEEKFKPKGLLKKNKILYFERPMEWMDELMPQEVRYIQHVCAEAMQLWGYRPVSVFAKVKSDTFVPLKKLPLFVK from the exons ATGGTTCAACGAAGCACCAAATTTACTGGCATTTGCATAGCCATTTATTTGGTATATGCGTTATTTGTATTCGTTGCATTACCAATGCTATTGCCGGATCCAGTTGCCATGACCCGAACGATGCTCATCCAACAGACGCGACATTTGGGCAATTTATCAAACTATACGCTGGAGACGGGCGGTTGTCCAATACGTTCAATGTTGGTAACGTTTAGAGGGTCCGGAGCAATAAGCCTGCTTGACCATCTGACACGACAGCCGGGCTGTTATCATCACTATTCTCCCCtcatttcatataaaaatcgGATAACagataaagtaaaaatagaGCGTGCATTAGACGAATTGGTTTCCCTCTATACCTGCGACTACAATCACTCCATGTCTATGTTGACATCTGGCATGAAAACACCCACGTTCAAGAACTTTTATGGAACTCAGTGGAATACATGTGTGGCGTATTCGTCGGATGAATGCTGGAGTCCGGAtactatgtcaaaaatttgcAAGATTTTCCCATTTATTAATATGTCGGTGTATAACTTAGGGCTCAAGTATTTATCCGTATTGTTAATGAGAAAAGA TCTTAATCTTCGCATGCTTCTTCTGGTACGCGATCCTCGAGGCACAATGGCTTCGCGAGCCCATCGTCCTTGGTGTGCCAATAATCCTGAGTGCTTCCAGCCGAATGATCTTTGCACAAATATGGCCACGGATTATATGATCGCTGAGAAACTTCTACAGGACTATCCAGATCGATTTGG aATCATACGTTACGAGGATCTAGCCATGAATCCCTTGCAAGGATTAAAAGCCGTGTTTGATTTCTATGGACTGCCAATGAAACATGCCGAAGAAAAGTTTAAGCCCAAAggtttgttaaaaaaaaataaaattttatatttcgaacGTCCTATGGAATGGATGGATGAATTAATGCCACAGGAAGTGAGATATATACAGCATGTCTGCGCAGAGGCCATGCAGCTCTGGGGCTATCGTCCAGTCTCAGTCTTTGCAAAAGTAAAGAGCGACACATTTGTCCCTCTCAAGAAGCTGCCGTTATTTGTGAAGTAA